From the Daucus carota subsp. sativus chromosome 8, DH1 v3.0, whole genome shotgun sequence genome, one window contains:
- the LOC108197977 gene encoding COP1-interacting protein 7 isoform X2, whose translation MDSRTLLDYALFQLTPTRTRCDLVIFAGGKNEKLASGLVEPFISHLQAAKDQIPKGGYSITLRPPNAHASWFTKATFQRVVRFISTPEILERFVRIEREIVQIEGSIRSNELSTTDAAVNSGEGSLSAANDVTKGSPDPSKVKGETGKKDVPEDENSKICLQRTLETRKVLLRKEQAMAYARALVAGFDMVNNDDLMLFSDAFGAKRLREACLEFKDLCKKKLTDTLWMDELAAMAACPPSELPYLGTSGIILTSEGNNTDGELPVADQTPSTPAKVQVHLPWQNQIPPYMYNYQNSVQGFPYPGMQPVPPYYPGHMQWSPNMDDSGHRHRRRSSSRKKGKSSETSSEEEQVASGDSDDGTEPDAVKKHDGEHSSGEKPITRKHRKKSSKTVVIRNINYITSDKRNGEKGGDSEDDSSVNGELIDEEYLRQKVQDAVGSLEKHRKSRANKNKGTDQHNIENGMDDFTNGDSENVQSSGGKHSAWDALQNLLMREDESAYIGNKEEHFGNSNTIDLGNEKSAMRKKTTANDSFVVSNRAEGNIGRGDSEDFANAENMRSLMSRGETVDAQLLVSRNLDGSGQRTVSDFITEPSTIKKASGDDWFVMNQSTISENQGQRTGQTIFDGDYALSTDKEKSKTVPAIDDSFMVQTRTSADENSQWRTDISMMEGSNVVPQSETNNQDVSHAKSVSNSFEPDDFCVMVGRDSGLSPGASWAPEMDYETEISFTKADKKSAPVELTNDEPKPPASGKKTISKKPVGPGTKSLGRETRSSILRGSLATSRSDILSKSKSRPMINKSKLEKEEEIRKRMEDLVIERQKRIAERSAASPAASKRIPAGTKKTSVSSVKDQKGGSDLSKSSQLKKNKI comes from the exons ATGGATTCAAGAACCCTTCTTGATTATGCTTTGTTTCAGCTCACACCCACTAGAACCAG ATGTGATCTTGTGATATTTGCTGGAGGAAAGAATGAGAAATTAGCTTCTGGGCTAGTGGAGCCCTTCATTTCTCACCTTCAAGCTGCTAAAGATCAGATTCCGAAAGGTGGGTATTCAATTACTCTTCGTCCACCCAACGCTCATGCTTCCTGGTTTACCAAAGCAACTTTTCAGAG AGTTGTTCGCTTTATAAGCACACCGGAAATTCTTGAGAGGTTCGTTCGTATAGAGCGTGAAATTGTTCAGATTGAGGGTTCCATTCGATCTAATGAATTGTCGACCACAGATGCAGCTGTAAATTCTGGAGAAG GTTCTTTGTCAGCTGCTAATGATGTAACAAAAGGATCACCAGATCCCTCTAAG GTCAAAGGCGAGACTGGTAAAAAAGATGTACCAGAAGATGAGAATTCAAA GATTTGCCTTCAACGTACCTTGGAGACTCGGAAAGTCTTGCTTCGGAAAGAACAAGCCATGGCTTATGCTCGTGCCCTTGTGGCAGGATTTGACATGGTTAATAATGACGATCTCATGTTATTTTCTGATGCCTTTGGAGCCAAACGTTTGAG GGAAGCATGTCTTGAGTTCAAGGACCTGTGCAAGAAGAAGCTGACAGATACTCTTTGGATGGATGAGTTGGCTGCTATGGCAGCATGTCCGCCGTCAGAACTACCATATCTGGGAACATCTGGGATTATACTTACATCTGAAGGGAATAACACTGATGGTG AGCTTCCTGTGGCTGACCAGACACCATCCACTCCAGCCAAAGTTCAAGTGCATCTGCCTTGGCAAAACCAGATTCCTCCCTATATGTATAATTATCAGAACTCTGTTCAAGGTTTTCCTTATCCTGGTATGCAGCCTGTACCTCCATATTATCCAGGGCACATGCAATGGTCTCCAAATATGGATGATTCTGGTCATCGACATCGGCGGAGGTCTTCTTCAAGAAAGAAAGGAAAATCCTCTGAAACTTCATCGGAAGAAGAACAGGTGGCATCTGGTGACTCTGACGATGGGACTGAGCCAGATGCTGTTAAGAAGCATGACGGAGAGCATTCTTCTGGGGAGAAACCAATTACTAGAAAACACAGGAAGAAATCCTCAAAGACTGTTGTCATCCGGAATATCAACTACATCACATCCGACAAAAGGAATGGAGAAAAGGGTGGCGATTCGGAAGACGATTCATCAGTCAATGGTGAGCTGATTGACGAAGAATACCTTAGACAGAAGGTACAGGATGCAGTTGGATCTCTGGAGAAACATCGCAAGTCCCGTGCAAATAAAAACAAAGGTACAGATCAGCATAACATTGAAAATGGAATGGATGATTTCACTAACGGTGATTCGGAAAATGTTCAATCTTCTGGAGGAAAACATAGTGCGTGGGATGCTCTGCAGAATCTTTTGATGAGGGAAGATGAGTCAGCATATATAGGAAATAAAGAGGAACACTTTGGAAATAGCAACACGATAGACTTGGGAAACGAGAAAAGTGCAATGCGAAAAAAAACAACTGCAAATGATTCCTTTGTTGTATCTAATAGAGCTGAAGGAAATATAGGTAGAGGTGATTCGGAAGATTTTGCAAATGCTGAGAATATGCGCTCGTTGATGAGCAGAGGGGAAACTGTAGATGCACAGTTGTTGGTTTCAAGAAACTTGGATGGTTCTGGCCAGAGAACTGTGTCTGATTTTATCACAGAACCTTCCACAATTAAAAAAGCAAGCGGAGATGATTGGTTTGTGATGAACCAGTCTACAATATCAGAAAACCAGGGGCAGAGAACAGGGCAAACCATTTTTGATGGCGATTATGCTTTGTCAACTGATAAAGAGAAGAGCAAAACTGTGCCAGCCATTGATGATTCTTTCATGGTACAAACACGTACATCAGCTGATGAAAATTCTCAGTGGAGAACGGACATAAGCATGATGGAAGGGTCAAATGTAGTTCCCCAGTCTGAAACTAATAACCAGGATGTTTCACATGCCAAGTCTGTGTCGAATTCGTTTGAACCTGATGACTTTTGTGTAATGGTTGGACGAGACTCTGGACTGTCTCCTGGAGCATCTTGGGCTCCAGAAATGGATTATGAAACTGAAATTTCTTTCACTAAAGCTGATAAAAAGTCTGCTCCAGTTGAGTTGACTAATGATGAACCAAAGCCTCCAGCCAGTGGTAAAAAGACAATCAGCAAGAAACCTGTAGGCCCTGGAACTAAAAGTCTGGGAAGAGAAACAAGGTCTAGCATTTTGCGTGGATCTCTTGCAACAAGCAGATCAGATATTTTGTCTAAAAGCAAAAGCAGGCCAATGATAAACAAGAGCAAATTGGAGAAG GAAGAAGAGATCCGAAAGAGAATGGAAGATCTAGTGATTGAACGCCAAAAGAGAATTGCTGAAAGAAGTGCAGCTAGTCCTGCAGCATCAAAGAGGATCCCAGCTGGAACTAAAAAGACATCTGTCAGTTCAGTCAAAGACCAGAAGGGAGGATCTGATTTGTCAAAATCTTCCCAACTTAAAAAGAACAAAATCTGA
- the LOC108197976 gene encoding uncharacterized protein At4g04980, translated as MLTLISIIVSCFLLILINKRQASRFCSSFDKIDRFGCGRGFLFAFLFKSCARNSAMAAATCRPASPLNSSKKNLAIKLPEKDHLKRQQSSDMSKMLGSSPRGWSPGGSPTMSELRNKILTFRDKLDLPPCNVSASVLQLVIVSVNDLHKLYPDVVAKNSMSETKGTSMNQALNAFCDAMRAVGDMWTNSNKWIESTKYSLVNADLEQLALSMLDDMIKLVKEKMSTMMDEDEDEDMKRCIPLGNGTENSSSESSTDRKTPQSESPLTPTSVLPPLRPAYSVPLLPVRLQSIGKLNPIDLKRLAFHFPQEASQDFHPLNDMYKTVEEAKAESEAKRHIEEATDTKELDSGLIIQETSVKRNSSLNQRSSPKRTAKSNLSIQPTASPKAAKMSSTVHPLESPKGSPIREKNSASTRSSVEPMSSVERSCLRSNSCSGCSTKTLSIEEQLPAHKHSNKPSNSATKAKKSQSLLSILVPPAPPSVASKEVINSPTVSTPVLPPPPPPTPTIESIVLKLPSSKTPKNVAISQPPPQSIAVPPPPSMPMTKGNMTAPPPPPPPLSSNGSAPPPPPMSLANRGAPPPPPGGGKFPRPMKGNSKLRRSSQIGNLYRQLKGKVEGSSLDGKSSQGRKGNTGSGASGGNQGLSMADALAEMTKRSSYFQQIEEDVKNHAEAIKEVKRNLSSFQATDMKELIKFHRDIESHLEKLTDESQVLARFEDFPTKKLEAVRMAAALYSKLEGIVNTLQNWKIVSPLNQLLDKVENYFSKIKGELDTLERTKDEESKKFQSHKIVFDFGILVRIKELMVDVSANCMELALKERREAKAKQLEVSSPRGDGKKMVSAKMLWRAFQFAFRVYTFAGGHDERADKLTRELAHEIETDPQ; from the exons ATGTTAACATTGATTTCTATAATAGTCTcttgttttttattaatattaattaataaaagacAAGCCTCCAGGTTTTGCTCATCTTTCGATAAAATTGATCGGTTTGGTTGCGGTCGCGGTTTTCTGTTTGCATTCTTATTTAAGAGCTGTGCCCGGAATTCGGCTATGGCAGCTGCGACATGTCGCCCTGCCTCGCCTTTAAACTCTAGCAAAAAGAACTTGGCAATCAAG CTGCCGGAAAAAGATCATCTGAAAAGGCAGCAAAGCTCTGACATGTCGAAAATGCTTGGTTCAAGCCCCAGAGGGTGGAGTCCGGGTGGTTCTCCCACAATGTCAGAGCTTCGGAATAAGATTCTGACTTTTAGAGATAAACTGGACTTGCCTCCTTGCAATGTCTCGGCTTCTGTACTCCAG CTGGTGATAGTGTCTGTAAATGATTTGCATAAGCTGTATCCTGACGTTGTAGCGAAAAATTCAATGTCAGAAACAAAAGGAACTTCAATGAATCAG GCACTGAATGCGTTCTGTGATGCAATGAGAGCCGTTGGAGATATGTGGACTAATAGTAACAAATGGATCGAATCCACAAAATATAGTCTTGTCAATGCTGATTTGGAGCAACTAG CTTTATCAATGCTTGATGATATGATTAAACTGGTGAAAGAGAAGATGTCCACTATGATGGATGAAGACGAAGATGAGGACATGAAGCGTTGCATTCCTTTAGGCAATGGAACTGAGAACTCTTCTTCGGAGTCCTCTACAGACAGGAAAACCCCGCAATCTGAGTCTCCACTTACCCCAACTTCAGTCCTTCCGCCACTGAGGCCTGCGTACTCTGTGCCTCTCCTGCCTGTCAGACTTCAGTCGATTGGAAAACTGAACCCCATTGATTTGAAGCGTCTTGCTTTTCACTTTCCTCAAGAAGCATCCCAAGATTTTCACCCCTTAAATGATATGTATAAGACAGTCGAGGAAGCCAAAGCTGAGTCAGAAGCCAAGAGGCACATTGAAGAAGCAACAGACACCAAGGAGCTAGACAGTGGCTTAATTATCCAAGAAACTTCAGTTAAAAGGAACTCAAGCTTAAATCAACGTTCCAGCCCAAAAAGGACAGCTAAAAGCAACCTCAGCATCCAACCAACCGCGAGTCCAAAAGCAGCTAAAATGTCCTCAACTGTCCACCCACTAGAAAGTCCAAAAGGCTCCCCTATCAGGGAAAAAAACTCAGCTAGCACTCGCTCAAGTGTTGAACCAATGTCAAGCGTAGAGAGGTCATGTCTCAGATCAAATTCATGTTCAGGATGCTCAACTAAAACGTTATCGATTGAAGAGCAATTACCAGCACATAAACACTCAAACAAGCCATCAAATTCAGCAACAAAGGCTAAAAAGTCTCAGTCATTATTATCAATACTAGTACCACCAGCACCGCCATCAGTAGCAAGCAAGGAAGTAATAAATTCGCCAACAGTAAGCACACCAGTACttcctccacctccaccaccaACACCCACAATAGAAAGTATCGTCCTCAAACTGCCATCATCCAAGACACCAAAAAATGTAGCAATATCTCAACCACCTCCACAGAGTATTGCAGTGCCTCCACCCCCATCAATGCCCATGACAAAAGGAAACATGACAGCTCCACCGCcgcctccacctccattatcaTCAAATGGatcagcaccaccaccaccacccatGTCACTGGCCAATAGAGGTGCCCCTCCACCTCCTCCTGGAGGTGGTAAATTTCCACGGCCCATGAAAGGCAATAGTAAACTCAGACGATCATCCCAGATAGGTAATCTGTATCGACAGCTCAAGGGGAAGGTGGAAGGATCCAGCTTAGATGGCAAATCATCACAGGGGAGAAAAGGTAATACGGGGTCAGGGGCTTCTGGTGGAAATCAGGGATTAAGCATGGCTGATGCACTGGCAGAGATGACAAAGAG ATCATCATACTTTCAGCAGATTGAAGAAGATGTTAAAAATCATGCCGAGGCAATCAAGGAGGTGAAAAGAAATCTCAGCTCTTTCCAGGCAACTGACATGAAAGAGCTAATTAAGTTCCACAGAGACATAGAGTCACATCTTGAGAAATTAACAGATGAATCGCAG gtactaGCGCGGTTTGAAGATTTTCCAACAAAAAAGTTGGAAGCAGTGAGGATGGCTGCAGCATTATACTCCAAGCTGGAAGGGATAGTTAATACTTTACAGAACTGGAAAATTGTGTCTCCGTTGAACCAGCTCCTTGACAAGGTTGAGAACTACTTCTCTAAG ATCAAAGGAGAGCTGGACACATTGGAAAGAACCAAAGATGAAGAATCCAAGAAATTCCAAAGTCACAAGATAGTATTTGATTTCGGAATCCTTGTACGTATCAAGGAACTAATGGTGGATGTTTCTGCAAACTGCATGGAACTAGCACTTAAG GAGAGAAGAGAAGCAAAAGCAAAACAGCTCGAAGTAAGCTCACCAAGAGGTGATGGGAAAAAGATGGTATCTGCGAAGATGCTGTGGAGGGCCTTTCAGTTTGCATTTCGTGTTTATACGTTTGCTGGGGGACACGATGAACGTGCTGACAAGCTTACAAGAGAGTTGGCACATGAAATCGAAACTGATCCTCAGTAA
- the LOC108197977 gene encoding COP1-interacting protein 7 isoform X1 produces the protein MDSRTLLDYALFQLTPTRTRCDLVIFAGGKNEKLASGLVEPFISHLQAAKDQIPKGGYSITLRPPNAHASWFTKATFQRVVRFISTPEILERFVRIEREIVQIEGSIRSNELSTTDAAVNSGEVGSLSAANDVTKGSPDPSKVKGETGKKDVPEDENSKICLQRTLETRKVLLRKEQAMAYARALVAGFDMVNNDDLMLFSDAFGAKRLREACLEFKDLCKKKLTDTLWMDELAAMAACPPSELPYLGTSGIILTSEGNNTDGELPVADQTPSTPAKVQVHLPWQNQIPPYMYNYQNSVQGFPYPGMQPVPPYYPGHMQWSPNMDDSGHRHRRRSSSRKKGKSSETSSEEEQVASGDSDDGTEPDAVKKHDGEHSSGEKPITRKHRKKSSKTVVIRNINYITSDKRNGEKGGDSEDDSSVNGELIDEEYLRQKVQDAVGSLEKHRKSRANKNKGTDQHNIENGMDDFTNGDSENVQSSGGKHSAWDALQNLLMREDESAYIGNKEEHFGNSNTIDLGNEKSAMRKKTTANDSFVVSNRAEGNIGRGDSEDFANAENMRSLMSRGETVDAQLLVSRNLDGSGQRTVSDFITEPSTIKKASGDDWFVMNQSTISENQGQRTGQTIFDGDYALSTDKEKSKTVPAIDDSFMVQTRTSADENSQWRTDISMMEGSNVVPQSETNNQDVSHAKSVSNSFEPDDFCVMVGRDSGLSPGASWAPEMDYETEISFTKADKKSAPVELTNDEPKPPASGKKTISKKPVGPGTKSLGRETRSSILRGSLATSRSDILSKSKSRPMINKSKLEKEEEIRKRMEDLVIERQKRIAERSAASPAASKRIPAGTKKTSVSSVKDQKGGSDLSKSSQLKKNKI, from the exons ATGGATTCAAGAACCCTTCTTGATTATGCTTTGTTTCAGCTCACACCCACTAGAACCAG ATGTGATCTTGTGATATTTGCTGGAGGAAAGAATGAGAAATTAGCTTCTGGGCTAGTGGAGCCCTTCATTTCTCACCTTCAAGCTGCTAAAGATCAGATTCCGAAAGGTGGGTATTCAATTACTCTTCGTCCACCCAACGCTCATGCTTCCTGGTTTACCAAAGCAACTTTTCAGAG AGTTGTTCGCTTTATAAGCACACCGGAAATTCTTGAGAGGTTCGTTCGTATAGAGCGTGAAATTGTTCAGATTGAGGGTTCCATTCGATCTAATGAATTGTCGACCACAGATGCAGCTGTAAATTCTGGAGAAG TAGGTTCTTTGTCAGCTGCTAATGATGTAACAAAAGGATCACCAGATCCCTCTAAG GTCAAAGGCGAGACTGGTAAAAAAGATGTACCAGAAGATGAGAATTCAAA GATTTGCCTTCAACGTACCTTGGAGACTCGGAAAGTCTTGCTTCGGAAAGAACAAGCCATGGCTTATGCTCGTGCCCTTGTGGCAGGATTTGACATGGTTAATAATGACGATCTCATGTTATTTTCTGATGCCTTTGGAGCCAAACGTTTGAG GGAAGCATGTCTTGAGTTCAAGGACCTGTGCAAGAAGAAGCTGACAGATACTCTTTGGATGGATGAGTTGGCTGCTATGGCAGCATGTCCGCCGTCAGAACTACCATATCTGGGAACATCTGGGATTATACTTACATCTGAAGGGAATAACACTGATGGTG AGCTTCCTGTGGCTGACCAGACACCATCCACTCCAGCCAAAGTTCAAGTGCATCTGCCTTGGCAAAACCAGATTCCTCCCTATATGTATAATTATCAGAACTCTGTTCAAGGTTTTCCTTATCCTGGTATGCAGCCTGTACCTCCATATTATCCAGGGCACATGCAATGGTCTCCAAATATGGATGATTCTGGTCATCGACATCGGCGGAGGTCTTCTTCAAGAAAGAAAGGAAAATCCTCTGAAACTTCATCGGAAGAAGAACAGGTGGCATCTGGTGACTCTGACGATGGGACTGAGCCAGATGCTGTTAAGAAGCATGACGGAGAGCATTCTTCTGGGGAGAAACCAATTACTAGAAAACACAGGAAGAAATCCTCAAAGACTGTTGTCATCCGGAATATCAACTACATCACATCCGACAAAAGGAATGGAGAAAAGGGTGGCGATTCGGAAGACGATTCATCAGTCAATGGTGAGCTGATTGACGAAGAATACCTTAGACAGAAGGTACAGGATGCAGTTGGATCTCTGGAGAAACATCGCAAGTCCCGTGCAAATAAAAACAAAGGTACAGATCAGCATAACATTGAAAATGGAATGGATGATTTCACTAACGGTGATTCGGAAAATGTTCAATCTTCTGGAGGAAAACATAGTGCGTGGGATGCTCTGCAGAATCTTTTGATGAGGGAAGATGAGTCAGCATATATAGGAAATAAAGAGGAACACTTTGGAAATAGCAACACGATAGACTTGGGAAACGAGAAAAGTGCAATGCGAAAAAAAACAACTGCAAATGATTCCTTTGTTGTATCTAATAGAGCTGAAGGAAATATAGGTAGAGGTGATTCGGAAGATTTTGCAAATGCTGAGAATATGCGCTCGTTGATGAGCAGAGGGGAAACTGTAGATGCACAGTTGTTGGTTTCAAGAAACTTGGATGGTTCTGGCCAGAGAACTGTGTCTGATTTTATCACAGAACCTTCCACAATTAAAAAAGCAAGCGGAGATGATTGGTTTGTGATGAACCAGTCTACAATATCAGAAAACCAGGGGCAGAGAACAGGGCAAACCATTTTTGATGGCGATTATGCTTTGTCAACTGATAAAGAGAAGAGCAAAACTGTGCCAGCCATTGATGATTCTTTCATGGTACAAACACGTACATCAGCTGATGAAAATTCTCAGTGGAGAACGGACATAAGCATGATGGAAGGGTCAAATGTAGTTCCCCAGTCTGAAACTAATAACCAGGATGTTTCACATGCCAAGTCTGTGTCGAATTCGTTTGAACCTGATGACTTTTGTGTAATGGTTGGACGAGACTCTGGACTGTCTCCTGGAGCATCTTGGGCTCCAGAAATGGATTATGAAACTGAAATTTCTTTCACTAAAGCTGATAAAAAGTCTGCTCCAGTTGAGTTGACTAATGATGAACCAAAGCCTCCAGCCAGTGGTAAAAAGACAATCAGCAAGAAACCTGTAGGCCCTGGAACTAAAAGTCTGGGAAGAGAAACAAGGTCTAGCATTTTGCGTGGATCTCTTGCAACAAGCAGATCAGATATTTTGTCTAAAAGCAAAAGCAGGCCAATGATAAACAAGAGCAAATTGGAGAAG GAAGAAGAGATCCGAAAGAGAATGGAAGATCTAGTGATTGAACGCCAAAAGAGAATTGCTGAAAGAAGTGCAGCTAGTCCTGCAGCATCAAAGAGGATCCCAGCTGGAACTAAAAAGACATCTGTCAGTTCAGTCAAAGACCAGAAGGGAGGATCTGATTTGTCAAAATCTTCCCAACTTAAAAAGAACAAAATCTGA